AGTATGATTAATGCTCCATCCTCTGAGCTGAATTGATTTTAGGATAACCACTGTTTAACGAGACAGAAAACAAGACACCATATCTACAGAATGTGACACCACCACGTCACGTGACCTTATATATTGACTACGTTATCTTTAGTTCTGGTCTCAGCTGTTGTGGTGGTAGCGCGTTGAGTTTTGAGACATTTCCATAAAGAGGTGAAATAGCCTTATTTATAAAAATAAACATCAGTTTTAGCAGCGAGAGGCCTAGTGCTATTCGTTGGAAACTAGAACGAGGCGTTAGCTCTTATGTACAAAAGTGGGGATACCCGACTGGTTTTTGCAATCTGACTTGATCACGAGTTCAGCTGCAGAGCTGCAAAGCACTGGCGTGATTTTAGCGACTGTGCTGCATGAGTTGGGATCAACCACTATGTCGTCATAACGTCAAAAGGATCGAGGCGTTTTCATTCGGTACATCGCGGTTTGCTCGCAAACTTGTGCAGTACATCTTAGCTAGCCAAGATGTACTGCAcaagtttgctagctagctagctagctacgttGGGAGGGCTACATTGTTATGGGCCAGGCCTTTAGAGCACAATCAAGTCGAGGCTGCAACAGTGCATATTTCACCCGCATTTCCGACTCATCACATCTCGGCAACGTCGACCTTGCTTGCCCAAAAACTACCAACACGCCGCGGTTCTGTAAAAAGAAGGAAATTCGCCCACCAACATTCAGCATGTTAGCATGCTATGTTAGCCGGACTGCTAACCGTACGTCTACCTGCTCCGCGGTTTCGTTCTCGCTGCTGTAACAGCAACCCATGGCGTCCGGCGCTCCGCCAACTTCCTCAGCCCCAGTCTCCTCTCAGAGTTCACCGTCCACCGATAGGAAACGGGTCGGGCCTCGGTCCCTCCGCAGTCGCGTCAGACTCCTTCCCTTGCGCGGAGACTTCGCCTCTCCTAAACGCGCTACCACTGTGTCAACAGCAGCCTCCGCGGAAGCGCCATCACATGACAGCCGCTCTGACGTCATGACGCAGGGACGTTTCCGCCGTCGTCGTCACGtggcaaatgattttttttttgagggggggggcggCTTCGACTTTTAACCCAGAGTTTAAACTTTTATAATAGGGATCCGTTCTTTGGAGATCTTCGTTATTTACTTTGGGGAAAGCGCACATCAGTGAAGCAAACGCCATGTTGTATGTGAAGTcgaggatattgtagcgaattcggggggcaaccacaggaactgccgcggccgggacgcgaacccgtatcgcccgcaccgcgggaggcatcgctaaccgctcgactaaagggtcagacccgccagccggcggccagcgtgtcttcttatccatgcacgttacaatatacagtGTTGGAATCGAGCTCTGTTGAAAAGTAGTTGTTTACAAACATCAGGCGAGAGGGGGGGCACATGGGCAGGGCAAAATAATGAATAGCTCGGAGCACAACTGACGATAAGCATCCGAGGTGTCGTGCGAAGCGCAGTTCTAATAAAGACCGTCGGCGTTCATGCCCGAATCTGCTCTCTGGCATAAGATGACAGAGCCTCTAAATTGCTCTCCACTGAGTTGTGATGACAGGGTGCCATGCACACTACCGCCAAAACAGCAGCACACATGccaagagcgggggggggggaaggggcaaGAACGGCTTGATTCCCCCTTAAACGGCATCAATTAGGATTTAAATTAAAATCGCAATAACGCCACAACTTAAACGCTCGAAGCGGTGACGGTGGGGCGAATTAACAAAGCTGTGAGTTGCCCCCACCTCCCACCCCCGAATTTGGAGGGAGGCGCCTGCCCCtctcattcacccccccccccaccttcttcTTATTGACACCTCTTGGGCAGGTCAAGTCTAGACGGGGAGGCAACAGGGTCAGCGCCGCTTTGTTCCCCGCACCCTACAGCAGCAATCGCAGCATGGCTCCGGTTGTGCAACTACTTTGCGTTACACTCGTGTGCGTGGCTTATTCGGCCTGCGACGGTCCGTCCCAACCCGCCGGTTTCCGCTCCTCCGCTCGCTCGGCGTGTAAACCCATACCCAGCACGCTGTCTCTGTGCCACGGCGTAGGCTACCGGCAGATGCGGATCCCCAACCTGCTGGGCCACGACTCGCTGAGGGAGGCCCAGCAGCAGTCGGCGGCCTGGCTGCCGCTGGTCTCCAAGCTTTGCCACCCCGACACGAAGAAGTTCCTGTGCTCGCTGTTCGCGCCGGTGTGCCTGCCGGAGCTGCCCGAGGCGGTGCGGCCGTGCCGGTCCCTGTGCGAGGCGGTGCGGGCCGGCTGCCTGCCCGTCATGAGCGCCTTCGGCTTCCCGTGGCCCGACATGTTCAACTGCACACGGTTCCCGCGCTCCACGCACCTCTGCGTCCCGCCGAGCGGAGAGCCcgacggggaggaggaggaggaggaggaggtccgaCAGCAGGAGGCGGCGAGAGGTACGGAGGCTTAGGGAGCAACTTGGGACAATTGGGAAAAGTTAAGGAGCAAGAATGTGTATTGTTCGCGACGTGTGTTGCGACGTTAAagggtaaaaaaaatttttttttaatccagatATACGCAGCTTTTCACTTTAAAAGCTCATTTTGAAgaacaaaataaaacataaaaataaaaatgtatcGGTCTTGCAATGATGAGGGGATGGCTATCCAGAACCATTTCAGGCGACAAAATGGTTTGAGGAATTTTAGAGAGGGGGTAAATAGGGCAGTTGTCCACAAGCAGTCATTAAAATCAGGAATCCAAAGGTGGACCTGGCGAGATCTGGTTTTTCTAGAAGAGTTTTGGCCTTACATGACAACCTCTGCCGGGTGACTGTTGCTCTCGCGGTGAGATTCTGGAACGACACGAGGCCCCCCTGCTGCGTCCGCGCGTGTCCTGGCGCATTCCCACTCACACCCACTGGCGCATCTGAGCGGTTCCCGAACCTCTTCGCACCGTGGCCCGCCTGTGGCGATACTCTTTTACGGCACAAGCAGAGTTTTCCATTATTTGTCAAAAAGCGGGATATTTAAAATCTACTCTATAACGTTCACGAATGCAGTATTCCCATTCTCGGCCTTGGAATGATCAGATGAAATGGACAAGACACGCTGTGATTAAACATTATTTTAGTGATGTTTTGGTTTGCAGTTAAAATATtgcagtttgcatgtttgcaTTGACCCAAATGCATTTTTGCATCAATGAAATTGCAGGTgggttttttctctctgtttccaGACAAAATGTGTTAATTGCGGTAACCCCACGACCCACCAGGCCGCCATGCTGAGACCCACTTGTAGGTCTCTACTGgtagtttgaaaaccactgatcTAGCTAACCCCTTTTCCCATGTGATCCCCAGGGAGTGTTATCTGTGATGCCTGCAGTCTGGCGGCTGAAGGAGAGGCTGACATCCAGGACAACTTCTGTCGCAGCCCATACGGTGAAAACAGATGACAAACATAATGGGTTACAAACAACggcaggattttttttcttctttgattTACTGTGAGAACAGATAGCATAGGAGGTTGTTCAGGAAAAACAAGACACAGTCTTCTTttccgttgttgttgttttttttttgattggaTTTTATAAGTGCATGTAAATACATTTCTCTCAGCACACACCACTCAGCTGAATAACTACACACTGAGATTATTGGAGATAATGAGTTTGTGATGAATAATGCAGGGACCACTTTCTCCAGTCAGAGTGGACGCAAACACGGGGGATACTTCTGGTTGTTTGTATATAAAGTTGATTGATTGGCATCTATACAGATGAATCCATAgcatactagtactactactactactttcggctactcccgttaggggtcaccatgctggatcatctgtttccatgtcttcctgtcctctgcatcttcctctgtcacaccagccacctgcatgtcctccctcaccacatccataaacctcccatttggccttcctcttttcctcttgcctggcagctccatattcagcatccttctcccagtatacccagcatctctcctccacacatgtccaaaccatctcaacctgtTCTCTCTTGCCTCGAAAATGAAGATGAATCCTTAGAATAATGTTTGAATATATGCATGAATAACCAACGGATAACGAATGGGAGAATGAATgaatagttgaatggtttctgtaagagagaataagaaaatataaaaataattaTTATCAGATTTAAATACCAAACACACCAGGCTTTATTACTCTAGCAATATCACACAGGTGCAATATAAAGATAAATGGCTAATGGAATAGCTTAGCTAGCATTCCACATACACACTTGTAAACACTGCAGTATAACACAGCCGACACAACGTAAACACAAGGTGCACACAACTAGCTGGCTGACGCTACAGGCTCAATTAGCGAGTGGGTCAAATTAACACACAGAAGCAGAAAAAAGCTCAGATAACACACATAGGTCACGGCCACTATATAGAAGATAATGTGGATAACATACAGCATTTGTCCCATGTAAACAACCACACTCGCCCAGGAAAGTGGTGAGTGAGTTTTTTGTGAGTGAGTTCTTTGTTTTTGTATCTGTGAGAGGAACGAAACGCCAAAGCTTAAAAcaattttgcctcagtgggccccataccaacacaacatcctgtccttagactctcgcatcggataaggaaaaactccctgaaaaaaccctttaaaagggggagaaaataagaataaaccccagggagagcaaaagaggagggatctctctcccaagatggacagacgtgcaatggatgttgtgtttacataatttacagaatacaacattaaaagaggatagCAGAATTGTAATGGATTTattaaatgtatgaagaatatgatgaggaggatgccaagcagtgtccagacgccaccagaacaaccCAGGACCCCAGCCCCgtgaccactatcaccatgtagaccaaaaaaaaaaaaagtttggcagTTTAGGCAGTTTTGGTACTGTGACTGGCTGACTGGGAGGCTGGAGAGCACCTGGCCTCTGTGGTGGTGTATACTGGGGCTGAAGACCATGCTGGACCAGCGGGTCTGGTACAGGCTGATACAGTGCTGGACCAGGTGTTGGAGGCAGCTGCTGATAGGCTGGCTGAGTCTTTGGAGCAGGCTGGggctgatataccttttataggTTGTGGATGATGGCTCTGCTTGC
This DNA window, taken from Lampris incognitus isolate fLamInc1 chromosome 7, fLamInc1.hap2, whole genome shotgun sequence, encodes the following:
- the sfrp2l gene encoding secreted frizzled-related protein 2-like, with the translated sequence MAPVVQLLCVTLVCVAYSACDGPSQPAGFRSSARSACKPIPSTLSLCHGVGYRQMRIPNLLGHDSLREAQQQSAAWLPLVSKLCHPDTKKFLCSLFAPVCLPELPEAVRPCRSLCEAVRAGCLPVMSAFGFPWPDMFNCTRFPRSTHLCVPPSGEPDGEEEEEEEVRQQEAARGSVICDACSLAAEGEADIQDNFCRSPYAFKLRLGSMSMVGADRQLVPHGRSRILRWAGGGAEKAEGVGGAMAHSALWLPEGGTCTCPGLDPTGLEGKLEAEKEEVPWREGERSEGSRGKGKDGRGMPGGWYLGLAQAEEGRLVLTRLVRWNKEDRELKKFIRALLKQPCSEP